In Cryptomeria japonica chromosome 5, Sugi_1.0, whole genome shotgun sequence, the genomic window ATACAATGAAGAGGTCTATATAACACAACCTAAAGGCTTTGAAATACTTTCTAACAAACATGGTGTTTACATATTAAGTCTTTGTATTATTTCAAGTAGGTATTTAGAGCATGGGATTTTAAAATTGATTCAAGCCTATAGCAAAAAGGTTTTGTAAAGAGTTGGTTAGATCCCAATCTTTATGTCAAGAATTCAAATGATGATATTCTTACCCAAGTAGATGATCGTATCTAACACTAAACAATGACTTTATTTGTAGAGTTGATAGTAACTATGATTGCAAAGTTTTAGATCTTAAGTATGACAAAATAGAGATAAAATATCCATATCTTAACAAAAATATGCTTACTTGATATTCCAAAGAGATTTCACATGAATGCTAACAATCATTTTACCATACCTATTGAAGTTGAAATTTAAGTTGAACTATTAATGAGTCTTATCTATTAAATCCCATTTTATACAATTGATAACTTCTAATGAGTCTTATCTAGTTGATAAAGATTATTAGAGGATATATAGCATATAGACaatggacgcgtctattctggctccaaagcgacagtacagattgactaacacacgtgttagtcacgcattttacaccgtcgattttgcaattaacggctgtgattgactaacctgtcgctaacacgctgtacgaaaggtccgttttggaaccagaatagactcAGCCATAGACAATGACCCCACCATGTTGTAACACATAAATAATGGTTATCCAATGTTTCACAATAGTCAGCATAATGAAATTCAACATTGTTATACCACAAAGTTGGTTGGATGAGGATATATTGGACTTATACATTGCCATATAAGAGATCAAATAGTTGACATATTCACAAAGTCACTTACTCAAGATTTGCTTCAGATTCTTCCCAATGTTCATTAAGatgtaaaatgaaagaaaaataagcATTTTTTTCGTTTAATTATAATTAACATTAGATTAGTTGACagatattataaaattaacttttcATGTAGATAAAGTGATAATATGAACATAGGtaattggaagatagataaagttaATTTTTCATCTGtaaaataataatatgaagaaATCTTGGATCTTCTATATTTTGCCATTGTGTTGATGATCTAATTAGATCATCGCTCTTGTTTATTTCTGCTTTGTTTCTTTCATTGCAGGTCTGGAAAAATCGATGTATGTAGCAACATAACAAGTTGAAATGGAAGTATTTAAACTTTATAAATAAACATTTAACGATAAATTAAttcaactaaataaataaaaatattatataatatttaataagatctcgtaaattttatttaaaaataaataacagtaaatCTGAAAACAGCCTGAGATACAGCCTGGTTTGTAAAATCGAGTAAAATCAGACCCAAAACAATTCGTaaacaatatttttcattttagatCAACGTGCCGCAAAATGAACAAATTTGCATTTAAGTCTAATATAAATGGTATCAAAGGAAATTAATTGAAATCTTTAACTGATTTTTTCATGTCATGAATCCTGTTAAGTTGTTCATTATTGCATTGCATACGAAAAACAGTATTCTCCAAGTTTCCAGAATAAGGATTGATCCAAATATGTCAATTTTTTAATACACTTAAAAGGACAACTATGGAGACAGCAAGGGATGTTCGAGATAGCTGTTAAAATAACTTCCAAAATTGATACCAACTGGATATTTTTAAAATACAATGCATTGAATTTTGTAAGGAGTATCCACTTTTAGGGGGCATTTAACACTCTAATAAATGGAAGTTATAAAGTTCTGAATTTGTAAGGACGATCCTTTCACTTTCTACCTTTTAAGAGGCATTTAACATTTTCACTAATAAATGGAATTTGTAAAGTCCGAAAAAAAAGGCTATGTCCCCACCAAATTACTAAAATATTGCATACCAAACTAGAAATATTGCATTGCAGTGGAAATGCAATTGAAAGAACAAAACAGACTAAAAATTTGCAAGATGCAAATGACACTGTAACCGACTTTTGCTATTGATGGAGTTTGAAATACAATAAGCTATACGAATGTCTGCAAGCAGCTGAAGAACTAACTAGACTgaaatttaatttaacaaattacAATTCCAACAAGTATATGGTTAATGAAATAAGCGGGATTTACAAAGTGGTATTTGCACCTTGTTTGCAAAAATGCTAGAATTTTTTCAGCTGCATAGCAGACATTTCAGGGGGCGGGGCATTCTTTGGATTTGATGCCTCCAAATATTTGAATGTGAGAGTGCAATAGGCCTGACCAAAAAGGACTGGAATAAAATGTGCAGACATAGTAGTTTAAGCTAGTTCTCCTCTGGTGTCAAAATCAGTACCCACAAAAAGATCAACTGAGTTAGTTTACCTGAAAATTGTCTTCAAGGGTTTGTGTTTAGTGTAGCACAGCCAGGGAAGCCAAAAATGAAAGAAGCAGCCACACTCTGAATCTGCAGCTTTGTACAGCAGATCCTGCAACAGAACTCAAAGATGTCTCATGAGCTTTACCAGGGGCAACCACCATACCAGAGCAAAGACTGACTCCGTTGGGAATAAATTTCTTATCTTCCGTAGCATAACAAAGCCTTGGATTACCCCACAGAGAAAGATACCTTCCCATTCTCTGATAGAACTTTGATGGGAATTCAAGAGTGCCAGACAAATTGTTGTTATTCAGTAACAGAGAACATAGATCTGGTAAATCTGCGAGCTCTTTAGGAACTTTACCAGAGAGAGCATTGTTGTTTAGAGCCAGGTATCTTAGCATTTTCAATTTCCCTAATGATTCTGGGATTTGACCAATATAACCCGATGCTGAAAGATCTAAGCTGATCAGAAGCGGCATATTGCTCCAACGAAGAATATCAATCGGGCCTCCCATTGGATTATTTCCAAGGTAAAGTTCCTGCAAATAGAGAAAAATTTAGTGTCTGATGTTTGCCAAATCGCTTTTTATCACCAATTTTAAGAAATAGAGAGATCAGCGATTTCACTTCTAAAAATGCGTTGAGTTTCCCCTACCTGCAAATTTGTCATATCTATTAAAGACACTGGAAGGTTTCCATGGAGCTGATTGTTCCTCAAATCCAAAAATGTAAGGTATTTCAATTCCCCCAGTCTCCCTGGTACCCCTGATTGTAAGCCATTGTCACTCAAATCCAACTTAACCAGAGAGTTCAGATTCCCTAGAGATGGTGGAAGAGGGCCCTTTAACTGATTAAAGCTCAGGTCCAGAATTACAAGGCCCTGAAGAAACCCCAGAGAAGAAGGTATTGTACCATCAAACTGGTTATGGCTCAGAACAAGCTTTCTTAACTTGGTTAAGCTTCCTATTTCCTTCGGCAAATTTCCCTTCATGCTGTTCTCTGAAACAATAAGTGACTCCAGATTGACCAATCTACCCAGCTCTGCGGGTAATTCCCCAACCAGCGCAACATTGTTTCGAAAAATCAAGCTCTGAAGTGATCCTCCAAGATTGCTCCACTTATCCAATGGCATTATCTGAGGTGCATTCATAAAGCATTTGTACAGGGACAATGTCTTTAAGTGAGTTAAGTTGAAGATGGATGGATTAAGTACCGCATTGTCGCCGCATTTTGGAGAATTATCATAGACATTTCCAATGTTGAATACTGTGATGTACCAAAAATCTCCAAATTGATCACACAATGTACCTGGAACAGGTGTGAAGCCACAAGGATCAGGGTATAAATCGCGTGCATCTAAGTCTCCACTCAGCGATTCAAGAACAGAATAAAACGCTTGTTTCTCTGAGTCAAGCATAGGAGTACTATTTCGGTAATCTCCCGTTACAGTCTGTGCAGAGGAGACTTGTATACTTAAGCTTAAAACGGAGAAAATGCACCACATCAAGATGGACATATTTGGTTAAGATGGAAAACTGCCGTGAAAATTTTCTTGGCTAGAATCTGTAGCTGAATGACTATAGATTTTCCCTGATTCAGCCTTCGGCACAATGCCTGCTGCTATATTTCAATGTCTAGCTTTTTTATACAGATGTTTCCCCTCTTCGTCTGGATTTGAACCAGGTGGATTTTCTGTAAAACATTTACGAGAATACAGTCATTAGAACATAGATGCACATCGGCCTAGTTGGGATATTGAAGCTTAAATGCATCAAGAAAACACTAAAAATGATCACTTGTAATGAACGATCTTCGAAAAACGAGCGAGAAGTGAGAAACAAGAAAAGATTAAAACCAAACGTATCCATACAAGAATTTGTGTAAAAAATGTAGGAACACTAAAGATGTATTCAAACAAGCAAACTTCCAGAGATGTTAAGTGAGCATTGAGAAGTATCATAGAAAGATTTACTCTAACAGACGTGATCTTTTAACGTGCGAAAAGTGTCGATAATAGAGATAACAAGGTTATAAAAACAGTTTTTCAGGGTTTTAGGTGAAAACTTTAGAACACTGAAAGATTTATTCTAACAGACGTGATTTTTGAGAGCGCGCAAATAATAGATATTTGAGATAATATGATTATAAAACCAGTTTTTCAGGTTTCTAGGTGAAAACTTTGAAACTTTGAAACATGAAAAGGGTTTGTTTGGAAATGGAAAAAATTTCTCAAGAAACGTAATGAAAGATGAACAATTTTCGTGGAATGAAACATAGAATGCTTCTGGTTTTTCAGGTTTCTAGGTGAAAACTTTGAAACTTTGAAACATGAAAAGGGTTTGTTTGGAAATGGAAAAAATTTCTCAAGAAACGTAATGAAAGATGAACAATTTTAGTGGAATGAAACATAGAATGCTTCTGGTAAAAACTGTACCAGAAGCGTCTATATTTCATTTCATGTACCGTGAAAATATCATGGTTGTTATTCATTTTGGCGGAATTTGACGCCTATGCAATGAAAAACATTCAGTCGGAGAATATAGCGAAAGACAAAATATGCTCTGAAATGGATgagattaaataaaacattatccgCAAAACAAATCAATTAACTTTAGAGACCAAATTGAagtaaaaaaaacaaacaaatctGAAAAATATACAGCAGAAAATGAACGTTTTTCTAAAATGGACGAGGGAAGGCAACAATTTGACAGCAagtaaataaaggcaaaaaataaaatgataaGCGTTGGCTGGAAAACGAACAAAGTTTAACAGAAAATTTAGCGGAGTTTGATCTACCAGAAGCgtctatatttcattttcatgtccCGTGGAAATATCATTGTTGTTATTCATTTTAGCGGAGTTTGACGGCAAATGCAGCGAAAAACAGTCCGTCGTAGAATTAGGCGAAAGACAAAATATGCTCTGAAATGGACGAGGTAAGATAAAACATCATccgcaaaacaaaataaaaaactttAGAGTCCAAATTTAAGGAAAAAACTAACAAACCAGAAAAAAATAAAGCAGAAGATGAACGATCTAAAATGGACGAGGCAAGGTAACAATTTGATAGCAAGTAAATAAAGACAAACAGTAAAATTTGAAGCAAATTTTAACTGAAAATTTAGCAGTCTAGCTGAAATATTATCTAGAAAGAATGAGGGATAATATTAAATTTATGTGCAGGTTTCAACAAAGTATCTTACTATGTACGACATTGCTTGTTATAAAAGGCAAAAATATTATCCAGAATAGGCTGGATACAAAGAATCTGAGGAATGATGCACAGTGCACGCAGTCTCTCAATATTCTTACGAAGACATCTGAAAATAGGTACTACGAAAAGCAGTAAAACGAAATGTTTGGTGCAAGAAAATTTAGAAAAGGCATCTAGATTTCACAGGGTTCTGCACTTGGGCTTTTAGTAATAAAAAGACATACCTGAAACGCGAGAGTCCTAAGCTTTTAGCAGCAAAATAGAATTGAAAATGCAGAAGAAATTAGCAGAATCCCGCACCTCAGTATTGGAAAACTGACGAAGCTGAGCAGCTAAATAACAGAAATTTATGAGGTGATAATTCGCCACCTCAAAACAGTAAATTTAAATTCGTATAAAACAATCCAAATCTTTTCacttattttcataaaaaattctGTTGACTGCACTGTTTACAAACTCAAACGCAAAATGCAGTCAACGcagttctcaaaaaaaaaaaaataacaataagaaAGAAATTACCGGCAAAAGATTAAGTACTACGAGTCGGTCCCGAAATTCCTTACAGAAGCAATTCCCCAGAGAAAAATATGTTAAACTAAGTTGATGAAGAATATAAGTGAAAATGAGAGCACTACAAAATCCGTCTCGAAATTTTTTAAGGAGCAACCCCTCGAAAACAAAAAAACGCCTCGTCTTTGAAGAAGAATATATGTTAAACTAAACCAGGATTCCCATAATAAAACACGCCTCCGCAGAAATGCCGCTCCAAACTTTTAAGGTGCCAAAACCTCTCAAGTACTAAAATCTACACACATTTTCGCATCAAAcgattgaaaaaataaataatcatGGATATACCAACGCTAAGAACTTCGAAAAGAAATACACGCAATGTAGTCAGATTAAACACATTTGACTCACAAAATCGCATAACAAGAAAgcaaaaacaaatgaaaaaatctAAAACCAGCATCATTCAAATATCTAGAAGTTACTGTAAGTTGAATGTGTTCTACCCTGTATAAGCACAAATccaaaagaggagaagaaaaaatgGTAAGAGTTTCTCACAAACATGGCATCTCATCAAGAATAACTGCGTAAGAGCTCTAATATTTACAAGTTGAAAAAAAACTGGTCGCATCATTTCGGCACAAACCAGGAATTGGTACTTCTTTCCGGACAAAACCTAAGCGAATGGAAGGAACCGCGGTatcgtttttcaaaaaaattatgtgTTGAATTTTTATTCAGGCAACAACTCCTTAAAGACGGTAAATTTAAGCCAGTTTTACCAGAAACAAAAACAcaagtaaaaataaaataacacTGTTAAACGGATAAGATCCGTCAGATCTTTTCCGCCATAAATCCTTAAAATTGACACAATTTGCTGGGTAAAACCACGAGCAATGAATTTAATACCATCCAACCAATAATATCACAGCAACAAAAAGAAGACTCGTCAGGTATTCAGACTCACCTGTTGTATACCATTCCGAACACAAAAATGGCAAAACAAACGAAAATCGAGAGGGTTTGGGGAAAGCTAGTACAGATCCAGCACTATTTAGAAAATATGCATTTGGACTGAGAAACTTTTTATGCAGAAGATATCTACTGATTTTTTTGCTTGAACAGGAATTCTTGCAAAGCTCGAAGAAGATTTTTTGGAAGCCCTCATCAATTTGGCAATGGCTTTGAGATAACAGCGGCGTTTTACTTAGAAATTTAAAGTAATGCTGAAGCTTTCAGAAAAAATAGAGATTTCAGTGGAACCAGAGTAAAAGCCGGGATGTGAAAATAACGTGACATCAGAGTTAATTATTAGTGTTAATAAACTCCTTACGGCGGGCGGGCCCACGACCATGAAGATGCCAGCACCCATCCACATCGTTTCTTACATGTACTTGTTATGCCTTACTATAATATCTCTGATTGATTAGGAGATAAAGATGGAAATGATTTTAGTTCAGCTATTCTCTACATAAAATGACACATTTACAAAAATACAAATCTCCATGATAGGATggttttttgttagatttttttggGTTTTAACAATACTATGAAGTCCGATTATGAGGATTGGGATGGTGCAAATTGCATGAAAATCCATTGTGTTAGGCAAATTTTTGTTTTCGCACGGATAAAGTTGTTATGTGGAGATTATCCACGTCTAATGATTTTAGTTGGAGGCAGAGTTCTAGTTACCACCCATGTTTCAATTATCGATCATTCCATGCTCACCTAATCTtttaattactaactttaaagaaatcaAAAAATGATAACTAACAGTTCATTAATAAATCTCATATGTACCAATAATTGCTCACTTTACTCCTAGTagttatctttttttttaattgtaattggcccatttgtgcaagTTTATCGGTACCCATAGCACACGACTAcatggggcatttgtgcataagtattagcacttttaagtgcatggttattggggcatgTTTAAGTGGGTATCAGACGACACTttgaaatgctcactttttgacccttgcatgcataacgGATCCCACAACGCAtttgttactacccaaaagccaaaacaatagctataagcaattaagttgcattcaaagacaattttaaaaaattgttgaaatttggTGTACTGTTTAAGATCTGTGGGTGTAGAAAGTTAGCTATAACTAATTCTGGTACGCTTCCCTTATTAGAAATTTTACAAGGTTGAAATTAGGGAGAGTGATCTATCACTTCAAGTAGTTTTTGGATTGGAATATATAAGATTTATTGAgtatcaatgtttcaaatcacattTTGTGATCCATCAACTAGATAGTAGAGAGTTTTGAATCATATTGCATCATCCATCATCTAAATAGGGTAGTAGAGAGCTAAAGTAGAATGATATTGTTTCTTCTTCCAAccattgtaatggtgaaaattgcatGATGGTGTCCAACCTATATAGTTGagtattaatgtttttttttttctttttatctattGAGATTTGAACTTAGCTCCATCATCGAGATAGTAGATAGTTTTAAAATATCATATTTTGTGATCCATTGTCTGAATAGGATAGTGGAGAGCTAGAAGAGTATAGTGATATTTTTTTTGTAACTAATGTAACTAATGTAGCTAGAGCTAGAGGAGTATAgtgatatattttttttgtaactaATGtagtgatatgtgtgtgtgtgtgcgtgcgcgcacatatatatatatatatatatatatatatatatatatatatatatatatatatatatatatatatatatatgtttgtatgtatgtatgtatatacatatatatacatatgtatatatacacgtatacatgtatatatatatacacgtatatatacatatatatacatatgtatatacacatgtacacacacacacacgtgtgtgtgtgtgtatatatgtatatgtatatatatatataatatgtatatatatatatataatatgtatatatatgtatgtatacatgtatgtgtacatgtatatatgtatatatgtatgtatatacatatacatatatctacacacacacacacacacatatatatatatatacatgtatatacatacatatacatatgtatatgtacatacatatacatatgtatatatacatttatataatatgtacatatacatatgtatatatatatatgtgtgtgtgtgtgtgtgtgtgtgtgtgtgtgtgtgtgtgtgtgtgtgtgtgtgtgtagatatatgtatatgtatatacatacatatgtatgtatatacatgtacatatatacataatatgtatacatgtatatagatacatacatatgtatgtatgtatatatatattgtatatatatacccatatatatgtgtgtgtgtgtgtgtgtgtgtgtgcacatctatgtatgtatgtgtgtgtgtgtgtgtgcacatctatgtatgtatgtgtgtgtgtgtgtatatatatatgtgtgtgtgtgtgtgtgtgtgtgtgtgtgtgtatacatgtatgtatacatattatgtatatacatatatacataatatgtgaacatatatatatatgtgtgtgtgtgtgtgtgtgtgtgtgtgtgtgtgtacacacacacacacacactgttTTGAATCATATTTCATCATCCATCATCTGAATAGGGTAGTAGAGAGCTAGAATAGaatgatattatttttttcttttaaccattgtaatggtgaaaattccATGATGGTTTCCAACCTATAGTTGAGTATTAatggtttttttttctttatatatctATTGAGATTTGAACTTAGCTCCATCATCGAGATAGTAGACAATTTTAAATTATCATATTTTGTGATCCATCATCTGAATAGGATCGTGGAGAGCTAGAGGAGTAGAGTGATATTTTTTCCTTGTAAccattgtaatggtgaaaattgcatGATGATGTCCAaccatgtttatatatatatgagatttgaACTAAGCTTCTTATAGGTGCCTACACCATGACTGAGGGACTGTACACCAAGTGCCCTTTGACACTAATTAAGTGTTAATGTAGAAGTAGTTGGTTTTGGAGTTGTCAATGATGGTATTagctttttaaaaaaattggtttgtttcaaaaatattttacTTGTCAAGAGTTATGCAACTCTTTtatatgttgtttttattgttttgaattttATAATACATATAAATGGTTAGAGAAAATTATTCTTGTGGATTAttttgttagaaaatcttttgtaAAGTTTGCTTAAAATTTGGGTTGTTCATGAAGTTAAGTTGGATGTCATTGAAAACTTAATGAAAGGTTTTTTCTCTTTAGCTTTGCAAAAAGTAATCAGGCATATGTTATCTCTCTCACTTTGCAAAATCTAATCATGCAGATGTTGTTTTTAAATGTGGTCCTTCAATGATATAAATGGATTCTTAAGTGATAAATGGACTTGTATGGTCATGAACAAATATAAAAAAACTCACTATAAAAGTAAAGTACATTAGACTTATACATGGATGTAAAAGTGTCCTTGGCTCCTACATGGGTATGATAGCATCCATGACAAGTACATGTCTCAAAATTTGGAATTTGAAATGAGAAATTGTAGTTTTGGTTTAATGTAATTGTGGAACTTCTTTTCAAGTTCCAAAAGGTTCTATTATATATTTGTTTCAATCTATATGTTGAATTGAACATCCTTTCAAGTTCCAAAAGATTCAATTGTATATTTCTTTCAACATGTATTTTGTATTGAAGAAATttcaaagaggaagacaaaggatAATCATGCGGTGTGTCATTCTTCTCCATAAATGGAGGATATTTGTTGGTTGTACCAACCATTCCATATTGAGGAAGATAAGAACAATTATGTATTGTA contains:
- the LOC131067408 gene encoding piriformospora indica-insensitive protein 2 encodes the protein MSILMWCIFSVLSLSIQVSSAQTVTGDYRNSTPMLDSEKQAFYSVLESLSGDLDARDLYPDPCGFTPVPGTLCDQFGDFWYITVFNIGNVYDNSPKCGDNAVLNPSIFNLTHLKTLSLYKCFMNAPQIMPLDKWSNLGGSLQSLIFRNNVALVGELPAELGRLVNLESLIVSENSMKGNLPKEIGSLTKLRKLVLSHNQFDGTIPSSLGFLQGLVILDLSFNQLKGPLPPSLGNLNSLVKLDLSDNGLQSGVPGRLGELKYLTFLDLRNNQLHGNLPVSLIDMTNLQELYLGNNPMGGPIDILRWSNMPLLISLDLSASGYIGQIPESLGKLKMLRYLALNNNALSGKVPKELADLPDLCSLLLNNNNLSGTLEFPSKFYQRMGRYLSLWGNPRLCYATEDKKFIPNGVSLCSGMVVAPGKAHETSLSSVAGSAVQSCRFRVWLLLSFLASLAVLH